The following proteins are co-located in the Helicobacteraceae bacterium genome:
- a CDS encoding GspE/PulE family protein: protein MNAANVEFQKLSHHGLEPSQFEGIDSALALKYYVLFAKVKEEIAVCLGESYLAESLGFLSKYAIDAPIYLLDQDSFDRLYNRFLEQRTDRELSDIGGADDRINEVAEEEEGFSLAEFLRNKADLLSSEEAAPIIRFVNALFYQAIKKGASDIHIEAHERKGEVRFRIDGALVKYVDLDLRIINLVISRIKVISNLDISEKRVAQDGRTQVNIARRTLDIRVSILPTYYGERVVMRILMESAEIPRLLELGFEPKLIARLSGLLEHSHGIILVTGPTGSGKSTTLHSFLQQVATPHKNVITVEDPVEYKADNINQVQANPKVGLTFAAGLRSILRQDPDVVMIGEIRDSETAAIAIQAALTGHLVFSTLHTNTSTGAITRLVDMGVERFLVSSSLLGVLAQRLVRKLCEKCKTEDDLAESYETEFGLKRGVKIYKATGCPECNHTGYKGRRAIGELFIPDDEAIALFKETIEEHAIRDLAIK, encoded by the coding sequence ATGAACGCCGCAAACGTTGAGTTTCAAAAATTAAGCCATCACGGGTTAGAACCGTCGCAATTTGAGGGGATCGACTCCGCGCTGGCGCTGAAATACTATGTGTTATTCGCCAAAGTTAAAGAGGAGATCGCCGTCTGCCTTGGCGAATCCTATCTCGCCGAATCGCTTGGTTTTCTTAGCAAATACGCGATCGACGCGCCGATCTATCTGCTCGATCAAGATAGTTTCGATCGGCTCTATAACCGCTTTTTAGAGCAACGCACCGACAGAGAGTTAAGCGACATCGGCGGCGCGGACGATCGTATAAACGAGGTAGCCGAAGAGGAGGAGGGCTTTAGCCTAGCGGAGTTTCTTCGCAACAAAGCCGATCTGCTAAGCAGCGAGGAAGCCGCGCCGATCATTCGTTTTGTCAACGCGCTGTTTTATCAGGCGATCAAAAAGGGCGCGAGCGACATTCATATCGAGGCGCACGAGCGCAAAGGCGAGGTGCGCTTTAGAATCGACGGCGCGTTGGTCAAATACGTCGATCTGGATTTGCGTATTATCAATCTAGTGATCAGCCGCATAAAGGTTATAAGCAACCTCGACATATCCGAAAAACGCGTGGCGCAAGACGGACGCACGCAGGTAAATATCGCCCGCAGAACGCTGGATATTCGCGTTTCGATTTTGCCAACCTACTACGGCGAGCGGGTGGTTATGCGGATTTTGATGGAGAGCGCGGAGATTCCTCGCCTGCTGGAGCTTGGATTCGAGCCAAAGTTAATCGCTAGGCTAAGCGGCTTGCTGGAGCATTCGCACGGGATTATTCTCGTTACGGGTCCGACGGGAAGCGGCAAATCCACCACGCTACACAGCTTTTTGCAGCAGGTCGCCACGCCGCATAAAAACGTGATCACCGTCGAAGACCCCGTAGAGTATAAGGCGGACAATATCAATCAGGTGCAAGCCAATCCGAAAGTGGGCTTAACCTTCGCGGCGGGGCTTAGATCGATTTTGCGCCAAGACCCCGACGTGGTGATGATCGGAGAAATACGCGACAGCGAAACGGCGGCGATCGCCATTCAAGCCGCGCTTACGGGACACCTTGTTTTCTCTACGCTACACACCAACACCTCTACGGGCGCGATTACGCGGCTTGTCGATATGGGCGTGGAGCGGTTTTTGGTCAGCTCGTCGCTACTGGGCGTGTTGGCGCAGAGGCTTGTGCGCAAGCTATGCGAAAAGTGCAAAACGGAGGACGATCTCGCCGAAAGTTACGAGACGGAGTTTGGTTTAAAACGCGGCGTTAAAATCTACAAAGCGACGGGTTGCCCCGAGTGCAACCACACGGGCTACAAAGGCAGACGCGCGATAGGCGAGCTGTTTATCCCCGACGACGAGGCGATCGCGCTGTTTAAGGAGACAATCGAGGAGCACGCCATCCGCGATCTGGCGATCAAA
- the gspD gene encoding type II secretion system secretin GspD yields the protein MRFVSVLLALFCLCFAANAQDKQTVEINFTDLPIEEFLKMTSRIMGKNLLLTQRVSGNVDFVSATSVYKDDILQLALSVLATRGLTLVEEGSYYKVTRLAEAAQENIPVVSGIARGSLMVTQTIRIEEENVDIIVQKIRHLLSPAAKLVTMRESNSMVISDYPSNINTVRQVIGELVDKRAVSVEFIPLKNIKAASIVTSLQQIMKGAVNPRVIDNEVQILKDDASNAIVVTGRAHHIKTIKSLVARLDVENNYAAPSSEVIFLQNSEASSLVKILSGIADKTVAPSSPADPRVKPTISADEEMNVLILVGMPEEIATIKALVKSLDVPRQQVYVQATIVEISDNLADQIGLTYGVDGAAVGGNGIYTLGAALTGSVPSTVSGAILSQLQKTDANGNIKVESATALAVGVGLNLLTSRQAAEVLSEPSILCVNNKESTIYVGETRSILTSETTTSAGIPTRNYARQDIGLTLKVKPRLSTNKKVALTIEAQLEGIVGVDGSAQPTTTKRRVSTNAIVSDGEPVILGGLIKSEEIDTETRVPILSSIPFAGNLFRNKQEGVNKTSLVVIVTPYIVEKSEDLSALRVRLSRLEALRMQYAKEIIKRADERRKR from the coding sequence ATGAGATTCGTTAGCGTCCTTTTAGCGCTGTTTTGCCTCTGCTTCGCCGCGAACGCGCAAGATAAGCAAACGGTGGAAATCAACTTTACCGATCTGCCGATCGAAGAGTTTCTTAAAATGACCTCTCGAATTATGGGCAAAAATCTTCTGCTTACGCAGCGCGTGTCGGGCAACGTGGATTTTGTAAGCGCCACCTCGGTTTATAAAGACGATATTTTGCAGCTCGCGCTTAGCGTGTTAGCCACTCGCGGTTTGACGCTCGTCGAAGAGGGCAGCTACTACAAGGTTACGCGCCTCGCGGAAGCCGCGCAGGAGAACATTCCCGTCGTAAGCGGAATCGCGCGCGGCTCGCTGATGGTTACGCAGACGATTCGCATAGAGGAGGAGAACGTCGATATTATCGTTCAGAAAATTCGTCATCTGCTCTCTCCGGCGGCGAAGCTCGTTACGATGCGCGAGTCCAACTCGATGGTTATCAGCGACTATCCGTCCAATATCAACACCGTTCGGCAGGTGATTGGCGAGCTTGTCGATAAGCGCGCCGTGAGCGTCGAGTTTATCCCGCTTAAAAATATCAAAGCCGCCTCGATTGTAACCTCTTTGCAACAGATTATGAAGGGGGCGGTAAATCCGCGCGTGATCGACAACGAGGTGCAGATTCTTAAAGACGACGCCTCCAACGCAATCGTGGTTACGGGCAGGGCGCATCATATCAAGACGATCAAATCGTTGGTTGCGCGCCTAGACGTAGAGAACAACTACGCCGCGCCCTCCTCGGAGGTGATCTTCTTGCAAAATTCGGAGGCGAGTTCGCTTGTGAAAATTTTGTCCGGAATCGCGGATAAAACCGTCGCTCCTTCCTCGCCGGCCGATCCGAGAGTAAAACCGACGATTAGCGCGGACGAGGAGATGAACGTGCTGATCCTCGTCGGAATGCCGGAAGAGATCGCTACGATCAAAGCGCTGGTGAAATCCCTCGACGTGCCGCGCCAGCAGGTCTATGTTCAAGCGACGATCGTAGAGATTAGCGACAATTTAGCCGATCAGATCGGGCTTACCTACGGCGTTGACGGCGCGGCGGTGGGCGGCAACGGCATCTATACGCTTGGCGCGGCGCTTACGGGTAGCGTTCCGTCAACGGTTAGCGGCGCGATCTTAAGCCAGCTGCAAAAAACCGACGCCAACGGCAATATCAAGGTGGAAAGCGCTACGGCGTTAGCGGTGGGCGTGGGGCTGAACCTGTTGACAAGCCGTCAAGCGGCGGAGGTGCTTTCCGAGCCGTCGATCCTGTGCGTAAATAATAAGGAATCGACGATTTACGTCGGCGAAACGCGATCGATTCTTACTTCGGAGACCACCACGAGCGCGGGCATACCAACTAGGAACTACGCCCGTCAAGACATAGGTTTGACGCTCAAAGTCAAACCGCGCCTTTCGACCAACAAAAAAGTGGCGCTGACGATCGAGGCGCAGCTAGAGGGGATCGTGGGAGTGGACGGTAGCGCGCAACCGACCACCACCAAACGGCGCGTATCGACTAACGCTATCGTCAGCGACGGCGAACCCGTTATCTTAGGCGGGTTGATCAAAAGCGAGGAGATCGACACGGAAACCCGCGTGCCGATCCTCTCGTCTATCCCTTTCGCGGGCAACCTTTTTCGCAACAAACAGGAGGGCGTGAATAAGACCAGCCTCGTGGTGATCGTAACGCCCTATATCGTGGAAAAGAGCGAGGATCTATCGGCGCTGAGAGTTCGGCTTAGCCGCCTTGAGGCGTTGCGTATGCAATACGCCAAAGAGATAATCAAGCGAGCCGATGAACGCCGCAAACGTTGA